In Vigna unguiculata cultivar IT97K-499-35 chromosome 3, ASM411807v1, whole genome shotgun sequence, a single genomic region encodes these proteins:
- the LOC114175806 gene encoding protein NARROW LEAF 1-like has product MNRLDLRAHHSGSTQSEESALDLERSYYGHLNPSSSPSHLQPFAGGTQHSESNAAYFSWPTLSRWNDAAEDRANYFGNLQKGVLPETLGRLPTGQQATTLLELMTIRAFHSKILRRFSLGTAIGFRIRGGVLTDIPAILVFVAHKVHRQWLNHVQCLPAALEGPGGVWCDVDVVEFSYYGAPAQTSKEQLYTELADGLRGSDSCVGSGSQVASQETYGTLGAIVKSRTGNREVGFLTNRHVAVDLDYPNQKMFHPLPPSLGPGVYLGAVERATSFITDDLWYGIFAGTNPETFVRADGAFIPFAEDFNMNNVITTVKGVGEIGDVNIIDLQSPINSLIGRQVVKVGRSSGLTTGTIMAYALEYNDEKGICFLTDFLVVGENQQTFDLEGDSGSLILLTGKNGEKPRPVGIIWGGTANRGRLKLKVGQPPENWTSGVDLGRLLDLLELDLITTNEALQGAVLEQRNGPAAGIDSTVAESSPTVTIKEKVEESFEPICLNIPHAQVEDEPSERMNPSLRPCGFDIRNEIETVANVEHQFIPSYGGKSPVRHSYLKEDMELKSLAELRSGPGEDNFVSLHLGEPEMKRRKHSDPSFCIKELK; this is encoded by the exons ATGAACCGATTGGACTTAAGAGCTCATCATTCTGGATCGACACAATCAGAGGAGTCCGCTCTGGACCTGGAAAGGAGCTACTATGGTCATCTCAACCCTTCGTCTAGCCCTTCACACTTGCAACCTTTTGCTGGAGGTACCCAGCATTCTGAGAGCAACGCTGCCTACTTTTCATGGCCTACATTGAGTCGCTGGAATGATGCAGCAGAAGATAGAGCCAACTATTTTGGGAACCTTCAAAAGGGCGTGCTGCCTGAAACTTTGGGTCGATTGCCAACAGGACAGCAGGCCACTACCTTGCTTGAATTGATGACTATTAGGGCATTTCATAGTAAGATCTTACGCAGGTTCAGTCTCGGCACTGCAATTGGATTTCGAATTAGAGGAGGTGTTTTGACTGATATTCCAGCCATTCTAGTCTTCGTTGCTCACAAAGTTCACAGGCAATGGCTCAACCATGTTCAGTGCCTACCTGCTGCCCTTGAG GGACCAGGAGGTGTTTGGTGTGATGTGGATGTTGTGGAGTTCTCCTATTACGGTGCACCTGCACAAACCAGTAAAGAACAATTATATACGGAGCTTGCTGATGGCTTAAGAGGAAGTGATTCATGTGTTGGCTCAGGTTCTCAG GTTGCAAGTCAAGAGACATATGGAACATTGGGTGCTATTGTCAAAAGCCGAACAGGAAATCGAGAAGTTGGCTTTCTGACAAATCGTCATGTGGCTGTTGATTTAGACTATCCAAACCAGAAGATGTTTCATCCATTACCACCCAGCCTTGGACCTGGTGTATATCTTGGTGCAGTTGAGAGGGCAACATCATTTATTACTGATGATCTTTGGTATGGAATTTTTGCGGGAACAAACCCAG AAACATTTGTGCGAGCGGATGGGGCCTTCATTCCATTTGCAGAAGATTTCAATATGAACAATGTAATTACTACTGTAAAAGGTGTAGGTGAGATTGGTGATGTAAACATCATAGACTTGCAGTCTCCAATCAACAGTCTCATTGGAAGACAAGTGGTTAAAGTCGGAAGAAGTTCTGGTTTGACTACAGGGACTATAATGGCTTATGCCCTAGAGTATAATGATGAGAAGGGGATTTGTTTTCTCACTGATTTTCTTGTTGTTGGTGAGAACCAGCAGACATTTGACCTTGAAGGTGACAGTGGAAGCCTCATTCTTTTGACTGGAAAAAATGGGGAGAAGCCGCGCCCTGTTGGCATTATCTGGGGTGGGACAGCTAATCGGGGTCGATTGAAACTAAAAGTTGGTCAACCACCAGAAAATTGGACAAGTGGAGTTGATCTTGGTCGTCTTCTTGATCTCCTTGAACTTGATCTCATTACTACAAATGAAGCTCTCCAAG GTGCGGTGCTAGAGCAAAGAAATGGTCCGGCTGCTGGAATTGACTCTACAGTTGCAGAATCCTCTCCAACtgtaacaataaaagaaaaggttGAAGAGAGCTTTGAGCCTATTTGCTTGAATATCCCACATGCTCAAGTTGAAGATGAACCCTCAGAGAGAATGAATCCATCACTAAGACCCTGTGGGTTTGATATCAGAAATGAGATTGAAACAGTGGCAAATGTAGAACACCAATTCATACCAAGTTATGGTGGCAAGTCTCCAGTACGTCACAGCTACCTGAAAGAAGACATGGAACTGAAAAGTCTAGCTGAACTTAGGAGTGGCCCTGGTGAAGATAATTTTGTCTCCTTGCATTTAGGAGAGCCGGAAATGAAGAGAAGAAAGCACTCAGATCCATCTTTTTGCATCAAAGAATTAAAGTAA